In Paenibacillus segetis, a single window of DNA contains:
- a CDS encoding AraC family transcriptional regulator, translating to MEKIFYFLERIYRMTHIPVLYLDATGSFTLFSLGNDTCCNPLLTDESLCNSIVNRLHNNKLPILEFEEKILYGSLKDSMENIIIFGPVCTLPISDDLLSQYMLQHKIKSETFRILTKSIDELCSALSTLFYAITEIPVKDHDIITNASNNLDNSEGFNNIYENYVFENSEYDLQRYNYTDEVNFQKMIKCGNVHAVKDFENFVLLSFQEDRVGKLAKKSFKQNEYLACTTIILASRAAIEGGLDPLTSFLMSDLYLQILETCKDIPSIYQLMQEVSISYAERVQQLNNSKSQHSYVEQCKNYIAKNLNKQFTIEDLAKVIKIHKNYLNRQFSKEVGMGIQQYTQKKRIEASANMLKFSDASILTISNYLCFSSQSHFGKLFKQYMGETPKMYRDKNKLLDFSNRV from the coding sequence ATGGAAAAAATATTTTATTTTTTAGAACGAATTTATCGAATGACACATATTCCAGTTCTATATCTAGACGCAACTGGAAGTTTTACCTTATTTAGCCTCGGAAATGATACTTGTTGCAATCCTCTTCTTACAGATGAATCATTATGTAATTCAATAGTAAACCGATTGCATAATAATAAACTTCCTATATTGGAATTTGAGGAGAAGATATTGTACGGTTCACTCAAAGATTCCATGGAAAATATCATCATCTTTGGACCTGTTTGCACACTACCAATTTCTGATGATTTGTTAAGTCAATATATGCTTCAACACAAAATTAAATCTGAAACATTCCGAATTCTTACAAAATCGATTGACGAGTTATGTTCGGCCTTATCGACTCTTTTTTATGCAATTACCGAAATACCTGTCAAAGATCATGATATAATTACTAACGCAAGCAACAATTTAGATAATTCCGAAGGATTCAATAATATTTATGAAAATTATGTTTTCGAAAATTCTGAATACGATTTACAACGATATAACTATACCGACGAAGTGAATTTCCAAAAGATGATTAAATGCGGTAATGTTCACGCTGTTAAAGATTTCGAAAACTTTGTTTTACTCTCATTTCAGGAGGATCGCGTTGGAAAATTAGCAAAAAAATCTTTCAAGCAAAATGAATATTTAGCATGCACAACTATAATTCTTGCTTCTCGTGCTGCAATCGAAGGTGGCTTGGATCCTCTGACCTCCTTTTTAATGAGTGATTTGTACTTGCAAATATTAGAAACATGTAAAGATATTCCTTCTATATATCAACTCATGCAAGAGGTCTCAATAAGTTATGCCGAAAGAGTGCAACAGTTAAACAATAGCAAGAGCCAGCATTCTTATGTAGAGCAATGTAAAAACTATATTGCAAAGAATTTAAACAAACAATTTACTATTGAAGATTTGGCAAAAGTAATTAAAATTCATAAAAACTATTTGAATCGACAATTTTCTAAAGAAGTTGGGATGGGGATACAACAATATACCCAGAAGAAAAGAATTGAAGCTAGTGCAAATATGTTGAAATTTTCTGATGCAAGTATATTAACTATCTCTAATTATCTTTGCTTTTCATCGCAGAGTCATTTTGGCAAGTTGTTCAAACAATATATGGGCGAAACGCCAAAAATGTATCGTGATAAAAATAAATTGCTGGATTTTAGCAACAGAGTTTAA
- a CDS encoding glycoside hydrolase family 2 TIM barrel-domain containing protein has product MQKKDFNNNWILKDKNGNVKHVTLPYDAMIHEIRKPDCPSESGGAFFPGGIYEYEKSFEIPIEWASMSVTFQFEGVYKNSKVYINDREVGGCAYGYSQFYVNADGALHYGKNNTIRVIVDNTKMPNSRWYTGTGIYRPVWMLVSEQSHIELNGVQITTLSHNPALIRITTVHTGGERVFVEVLDDGDVVAKGNGNILELSIPKAKLWSDKSPNLYQCRVALLDNDVIVDEIIETFGIRLIEWSNKGLFVNGQETLLRGGCIHHDNGILGASSYRKSEERRVRMLKEAGFNAIRSAHNPASIAMLEACDRYGIYVMDETWDMWYNHKNKFDYASDFEANYKSDIKTLVERDYNHPSVIMYSIGNEVSEPATKKGQDLTREMVSFIHSLDQSRPVTAGINLMIIYRSAQGKSIYKEDGGLSSEDQTKNTNMNSTMFNMLASVVGTGMNKGANSKKADTITTPCLDALDIAGYNYASGRYPLEGKAHPNRIIVGAETFPQDIVKNWNMVKKFPYLIGDFMWTAWDYLGESGIGAWSYTQDGRGFSKPYPWLLADVGALDLLGNPNGEMFLAQAAWNLLEKPVIAVQPVNHPGVKPAKAVWRGTNAMPSWAWKGCEGNKAVVEVYTNAYEVELLLNSKRIGKKRVKGCMAKFRIKYAPNKLEAVSFDKHGYELSRSELYPATGKISIRVTPEESTIIAGDIVYIKVEMVGENGVIECNSDVKLNVFVEGGELLAFGSANPRTLENYDEGSFTTYYGKAQAVVRSNDIGTISVTVTGNGMSPTTTHITVI; this is encoded by the coding sequence ATGCAAAAAAAAGATTTTAATAACAATTGGATACTTAAAGATAAGAACGGAAATGTGAAACATGTTACGCTTCCATACGATGCAATGATACACGAAATAAGAAAACCAGATTGTCCGAGTGAAAGTGGGGGAGCATTTTTCCCAGGTGGAATTTATGAATATGAAAAGAGTTTTGAAATTCCAATTGAGTGGGCAAGCATGAGCGTGACATTCCAATTTGAAGGAGTCTATAAGAATAGTAAGGTTTATATTAATGATCGAGAAGTGGGAGGCTGTGCATACGGATATTCTCAGTTTTATGTAAATGCTGATGGGGCACTACATTATGGCAAAAATAATACCATTCGTGTAATTGTTGATAACACTAAAATGCCTAATAGTCGATGGTATACAGGAACGGGAATATATCGCCCGGTATGGATGTTGGTATCAGAGCAAAGCCACATTGAGCTTAATGGTGTTCAGATTACAACGTTATCACATAATCCAGCATTAATTCGGATCACTACCGTTCATACTGGAGGAGAACGCGTATTTGTAGAAGTTCTTGATGATGGAGACGTAGTTGCTAAAGGCAATGGGAATATATTAGAGCTGTCTATTCCAAAAGCAAAACTATGGAGTGATAAGTCACCTAATTTATATCAATGCCGCGTGGCCTTGTTGGATAATGATGTTATTGTAGATGAGATAATTGAAACATTCGGTATAAGACTGATTGAGTGGAGCAATAAAGGTCTTTTTGTAAATGGACAAGAAACATTGCTGCGTGGAGGATGTATCCACCATGATAATGGAATTTTAGGTGCTAGCAGTTATAGAAAATCTGAAGAACGTAGGGTACGAATGTTAAAGGAAGCGGGATTTAATGCAATCCGAAGTGCACATAACCCAGCAAGTATTGCTATGTTGGAAGCGTGTGATCGTTATGGGATATACGTAATGGATGAAACATGGGATATGTGGTACAACCACAAAAACAAATTTGATTATGCAAGCGACTTTGAAGCAAATTATAAGTCTGATATTAAAACTTTGGTAGAAAGAGATTACAATCATCCAAGTGTAATAATGTATTCAATTGGCAATGAGGTAAGTGAACCGGCAACTAAAAAAGGACAAGACTTGACACGTGAAATGGTATCCTTTATACATTCATTGGATCAATCACGTCCGGTGACAGCAGGTATAAATCTGATGATTATTTATCGTTCAGCTCAGGGAAAAAGTATTTATAAAGAAGATGGTGGTCTTAGTAGTGAGGATCAAACAAAAAATACTAATATGAACAGTACAATGTTCAATATGCTTGCTTCCGTGGTAGGAACAGGCATGAATAAGGGAGCAAATTCAAAAAAAGCTGACACTATTACCACACCATGCTTAGATGCACTGGATATTGCTGGCTATAACTATGCTTCTGGCCGCTACCCACTAGAAGGAAAAGCACATCCCAACCGAATTATTGTAGGTGCAGAAACATTTCCGCAGGATATAGTTAAAAATTGGAATATGGTAAAAAAATTCCCTTATCTTATTGGGGATTTTATGTGGACTGCATGGGATTATCTGGGTGAAAGTGGAATTGGAGCATGGTCATATACACAAGATGGAAGAGGTTTTAGTAAACCGTATCCATGGTTATTAGCTGATGTAGGGGCATTGGATCTGTTAGGAAATCCAAATGGTGAAATGTTCTTGGCACAGGCAGCTTGGAACTTGCTTGAAAAGCCTGTAATTGCAGTACAGCCAGTAAATCACCCAGGAGTAAAACCGGCAAAGGCTGTGTGGCGTGGAACCAATGCAATGCCTAGTTGGGCTTGGAAAGGCTGCGAAGGGAACAAGGCTGTAGTAGAAGTTTATACAAATGCCTATGAGGTAGAGTTGCTGCTAAATTCCAAACGTATCGGAAAAAAGCGGGTAAAGGGATGTATGGCAAAATTTAGAATCAAATATGCTCCAAATAAATTGGAAGCTGTTAGTTTTGATAAACATGGTTATGAGTTGAGCCGTAGTGAGCTTTATCCTGCAACTGGAAAAATCTCCATAAGAGTTACTCCTGAAGAAAGTACAATTATAGCAGGGGATATCGTTTACATTAAAGTGGAGATGGTAGGTGAAAACGGTGTAATAGAATGTAATTCCGATGTAAAATTAAATGTTTTTGTCGAAGGTGGAGAATTGTTGGCATTTGGCAGTGCTAACCCTAGAACTTTAGAAAATTATGATGAGGGGAGTTTCACTACATATTATGGAAAGGCTCAGGCAGTGGTTCGGAGCAATGACATCGGCACCATTTCTGTAACAGTCACAGGAAACGGTATGTCACCGACCACCACCCATATTACTGTAATATAA